The genomic stretch TAATGGTGAGAATTCGAAGTTTTAGCTTAATGGTTGAGATGATATGTGGGTGACAGATCGTGGATGTGAGACTCCCGTATATTTTATTGGTCTTATATCTAATCTTTAAAAAGTATGTTTATACTTAGTGCGATCCAAATAAACTATATTGAAAAATAAATAACTGAGATATGGAGAAGATTAAGACGCGCTATAAACAAAGTTGTaacttgttaaaaatattaatcTAGAAAATTCTTGTATTATCTAGTGAAGTCTTATAGTATGTAATAATATCATGCATACAAATAACAATCTAGAAATGTAATAATTAGTGGTAAGCAATTGTGTTCTAGAAAAATCATATAATGTTGGTAACATATGTTAGTCGACATAGAGATGTATAAATAGCCATCAACTTCATGTAAGATGGGTGTAGCCTCAAGCTCTAACATGGAGCTATGAAGGTCATACCACCAATATCGTCTCCCCCAATATCATGTAATATCATACACatttaacatataaataaaattatcCATGTTGAAAATATCGTGCTCACATACTTCCGCTGCCAAAAttctaacatggtatcagagcccatggtTATCAAATCTGGGCAATGATATTACATCAAAAATACCAAATTGATCCTACCTCCTCCGTTTcatcaaaaaaatcaaatcacaaaaaaaaaaacataaaaaatattTGCTTCCCGCACATCAAACAACACTCTTCCACACCAAAAAAAGGGCAAAAACGCCCGAATGAAATTGTTGATGGTCATGAGCCGGAGATTTCATTCAAAGCAATAGGGTAGCGAAAAATGCTAACCCAAAATCCGGGCAGTAAAAAAAAGAAACTGGCTAGATGAGGGTAACCAAGAAAAAGACGGTTAACCCGACTTCCGGATAGCAAAAAAAGCTATACAGATGAGGGTAGCACATGAGGCTAACCCGAATTCAAGAAGGTGACATAAAAAATGTCAATCCACAAAATCAAACAAGGGTGACAACAGAGAGTCAACCCGAATGCATTATAAGAAGACCTCAAAAAGTGGGGCATTACCAGAAGACCTCAAAAAGCGGGGCATTTCAAGCTAAGAAGATCTCAAAAACAAGTCGGGCATCAGACCCGATCAAAACAAAGGCATCGACCTTGCAAGGAAACGGGACTAAAAGATCCCACACTCAACCAATTTCAAGACAACAAGAACAAGCAAGGGAAGAGTACAACAAATAAAATTGAAGAAGCAAAGCCAATCAACGCGGGAAGCAAAGACAGAGAGAAGCAATGTCGGAGAAGGTGCAAGTTATTAAGTTACAACAAAACAATGGTGCAACAAGAAAAAAACAAGACGAACGAAAATTCAAGATTAGGGGGAGCTACTATAATCAATTTTCGAATTCAAAGAAACAAGAATTTTCAGATTAGGGGGGTGTTAAAAATATTAATCTAGAAAATTCTTGTATTATCTAGTGAAGTCTTATAGTATGTAATAATATCATGCATACAAATAACAATCTAGAAATGTAATAATTAGTGGTAAGCAATTGTGTTCTAGAAAAATCATATAATGTTGGTAACATATGTTAGTCGACATAGAGATGTATAAATAGCCATCAACTTCATGTAAGATGGGTGTAGCCTCAAGCTCTAACATGGAGCTATGAAGGTTATACCACCAATATCGTCTCCCCCAAATATCATGTAATATCATACACatttaacatataaataaaattatcCATGTTGAGAATATCGGGCTCACAATACTTCCGCTGCCAAAATTCCAACATGGTATCAAGAGCTCTAAAGATCTTAGGGCAACAAAATAAAACTATGGCTTCCGCATCAAATACTCTATCGTCTACTCTTCCAATTTTTGGAGGAGAAAATTACGACTATTGGTGCATTAAAATGAAGGCTCTCTTAAAATCAAATGCACTATGGGAGATTGTGGAAAATGGTCCCGAAAAGCAACAAGAAGGTGTTCAACCCACCGAAGCATccttaaagaaaataaatgagGATGAGATAAAGGACGCCAAAGccttgtcttttatctttaatgcTGTTTCGGAGACCATCTTTCCAAAAATAATGCGGGCTTCTACCTAAAAAAAGAAGCATGGGATTCACTCCAAAAAGAATTCCATGGTGATGAAAGGATAAGAACAATACGTCTCAATACCCTAAGAAAAGATTTCGAAAATTTGAAGATGAGGGAGAATGAAGACATACAAACTTACACTTCAAGAGTAACGGAGATAGTTAATCAAATGAAGATATATGGCGAAGATATTACCGACACGAGAATCGTGCAAAAATTTCTCGCGACTTTAACCAAAAAGTTCGACATGATTGTCacattattgaagaatcaagggATCTCTCAAAGCTCACGAAGAATCGAGCTACTTGGATCCTTACTCGCCTATGATCAAAAATTCAAGACCGGAGAATCTTCTTCCGAGGATGCTTTCAAGTCATCGCATAAAGAAAAGCGGTCCGGAGGGTGGAAGAAGAAAAGTGACGATGGTGGCAATAAACAAATGTCACAATCAAAGGGAAAGTTTCCTCCTTGTGGCATTTGTGGAAAGAATAATCATGCAGAAAAGAATTGCTTTTTCAAAGGCAAGCCCCAGTGTCACCATTGTAAGAAGTATGGGCACTTTAAAAAAGATTGTAGACAAAAACAAATGGAGTCCAAGGACCAAGCTCATTATTCAAGTAGCGTTAATAATGAGCACCTCTTCTATGCCGGCCAAGCAAagacttcaagcaaagaaagtagGTGGCTAATTGACAGTGGTTGTACAAGTCACATGACGAATGATTCAAGCATCTTTAGCGAGTTGGATACTTCTGTCCAAACTCCGGTACGAATGGGGAATGGCGAAGTTCTGACATCGAAGGGCAAAGGTACGATCATTGTTCCAACTAAGCGGGGTACAAAATACATTAAAGATGTCTTTGCTTGTCCCGGATCTTCTTTGAAAATTTGCTAAGTGTGGCACAGATGATCAAGAATGGTTATTCACTAGTCTTTGCAAATAATCATTGCACCATATATGACCCCGGAAATAAGGAGATTGCTAAAGTTGCCATGGAAAATAAAAGCTTCTCCTTGAAATGGACGTATGGTCTAGAGTCATCATATCGAGCTCACGCCGCGGAGACCTGGCTATGGCATAGAAGGTACGGACATTTCAACTTACGTGCACTAGCCGACTTATACAAgcagaatgttgtgcgggattttccAATGATTCAAGCAACTAAAGAACTATGCGAGCCTTGTCAACTTGGAAAGCAACACCGCCTGCCATTTCCAAAGAGCCAAGCATGGAGGGCAAGTAAAAAGCTAGAGCTTGTTCACACAGACGTATGCGGTCCTCAAAGAACCTTATCTCATCTTGGAAACAGGTACTTTATCCTGTTTATTGATGATTTTACTCGAATGACTTGGGTATATTTTATGAAACAAAAATCAGAAGTATTCCAAGTCTTTCAAAAATTCAAAGCTCTCGCTGAAAATCAAAGCGGGTGCAAATTGAAGATGATTAGATCCGATCGCGGGAAAGAATATACTTCTTCACAATTTGACCAATTTTGTGAAGATGAAGGTGTAGAACA from Silene latifolia isolate original U9 population chromosome 2, ASM4854445v1, whole genome shotgun sequence encodes the following:
- the LOC141641745 gene encoding uncharacterized protein LOC141641745, with the protein product MRENEDIQTYTSRVTEIVNQMKIYGEDITDTRIVQKFLATLTKKFDMIVTLLKNQGISQSSRRIELLGSLLAYDQKFKTGESSSEDAFKSSHKEKRSGGWKKKSDDGGNKQMSQSKGKFPPCGICGKNNHAEKNCFFKGKPQCHHCKKYGHFKKDCRQKQMESKDQAHYSSSVNNEHLFYAGQAKTSSKESRWLIDSGCTSHMTNDSSIFSELDTSVQTPVRMGNGEVLTSKGKGTIIVPTKRGTKYIKDVFACPGSSLKIC